AGATATGTATAATTATAATCTTAATATTTTGATTATTAAGCAATTGCGCAGTGCCGCCCACGGGGGAAAGGTGTATTTTCTATTAAATATGGCATCATATAGATTAGTTTATGATCGATAAAAAATTCTGGCACAATAAAAAAGTGTTCCTCACCGGTCATACCGGATTTAAAGGCTCCTGGCTGAGCTTGTGGCTGTCAACGCTTGGCGCAAAGGTAACCGGCTATTCGTTAAACC
This Chitinivibrionales bacterium DNA region includes the following protein-coding sequences:
- a CDS encoding CDP-glucose 4,6-dehydratase, which gives rise to MIDKKFWHNKKVFLTGHTGFKGSWLSLWLSTLGAKVTGYSLN